In the genome of Pichia kudriavzevii chromosome 4, complete sequence, one region contains:
- a CDS encoding uncharacterized protein (PKUD0D01790; similar to Saccharomyces cerevisiae YIL043C (CBR1); ancestral locus Anc_7.225) — MKYNANSGCGCSNWCIFHILVYIHIYIYIYIYIHLHGYRYRLLLLEHIRHFLNSLELGCCFSLLLHLSICILLLAFDYIATGSLPTSHLDCYNYLVTFNMASNNILFLLTALAGALGALVLFSKSSKGKPVLKKDEFQEFPLIQKIVLSKDSAIFRFGLPKENDILGLPIGQHIQIQAEIDGKNVMHSYTPTSLDEDSTGFFELLIKVYPNGKLSTYIDNLKLGETIRVKGPRGQYHYEPNMLKHICMVAGGTGITPMYQIIKAVLRNPNDYTKITLLYGSQTEADILLRSELDEFASKHENFNVVYFLDKASDEWTGKTGFINKDALEEFFPKPSSDVQLLLCGPPGLCASMKKASLELGFQKAKPVSKAGDQVFLF, encoded by the coding sequence atgaaataCAACGCGAACTCAGGCTGTGGCTGTTCCAACTGGTGTATTTTTCACATATTGgtatatatacatatatatatatatatatatatatatattcatCTACATGGATATCGATATCGGTTATTACTCTTGGAACATATACGACACTTCCTTAACAGTCTCGAGCTTGGGtgttgtttctctcttcttctacATCTTTCTATTTGCATCCTACTTCTGGCCTTCGATTATATAGCTACTGGTTCACTCCCAACATCACACTTAGACTGCTACAACTACTTAGTTACATTCAACATGGCCTCCAACAACATCCTCTTTCTGCTAACGGCACTTGCCGGTGCATTGGGCGCCCTTGTCTTGTTCTCTAAATCTTCAAAGGGCAAACCTGTCTTGAAAAAGGATGAATTCCAAGAATTCCCATTGATTCAAAAAATCGTCCTCTCTAAAGACTCGGCCATCTTTAGGTTCGGCTTGCCCAAGGAAAATGATATATTGGGCTTACCAATCGGTCAACacattcaaattcaagcagAAATCGACGGCAAAAATGTTATGCATTCCTATACCCCAACTTCCCTCGATGAAGACTCAACGGGTTTCTTTGAACTGTTGATCAAAGTCTACCCTAATGGTAAACTGTCAACCTACATTGATAACCTCAAACTGGGCGAAACTATTAGAGTCAAGGGCCCAAGGGGCCAGTACCACTACGAACCAAACATGCTGAAACATATCTGCATGGTTGCAGGTGGTACAGGAATAACCCCAATGTATCAAATTATTAAGGCAGTCTTACGTAATCCAAATGATTATACAAAAATCACCTTATTATACGGTTCCCAAACAGAGGCTGACATCTTACTAAGATCGGAGCTCGACGAATTTGCTTCAAAGCATGAAAACTTTAACGTTGTTTACTTCTTGGATAAGGCATCCGATGAATGGACCGGCAAAACAGGCTTCATCAATAAGGACGCATTGGAAGAATTCTTCCCAAAACCTTCCAGTGATGTCCAACTGTTACTATGTGGCCCACCAGGCCTGTGTGCATCAATGAAGAAGGCATCATTGGAGTTGGGCTTCCAAAAGGCAAAACCTGTCTCCAAGGCCGGCGATCAGGTCTTCTTGTTCtga
- a CDS encoding uncharacterized protein (PKUD0D01770; Pfam Domains: Epimerase(2.9e-12)), whose product MLSVNKSKLALNASRAVQQVQQSRNVYRFPLESDINITKSGKVKIAQGLGGRHSRTGYQVSVFGGSGFLGKILVSKLAKHGTLTIAPFRNGRSKRHLKVNGDLGVVNFHEFDIRNLKSIEESVAHSDVVVNLLGSHLNTKNFSMADANIEGSNRIAKIAKDYGVDRFVQVSSYNADPNSPSEFFATKGIAEQVVREHYPDATIVRPAPMYGRNSRFLNEMLSLKVFGGNILYRQEVYPTHVEQVAQALEKIVYDDSTSGKTYELYGNERYSKAELREMIKYMIHLNQYGFFPAASGYNMPAPEIVVQGWCLLNEYLNPSLEAWNYDNYRRSTLHQVHDPSALTYKDLGIVPDELADWLYKYVKPHILASSQAKNRTVYGKEEVLKLRDYVNSPKNRLDLFGYGSKN is encoded by the coding sequence ATGCTCTCCGTCAACAAGTCCAAGCTTGCATTGAACGCTTCCAGGGCCGTTCAACAAGTCCAGCAATCCAGAAATGTCTATCGTTTCCCACTTGAAAGCGATATCAACATCACCAAATCAGGTAAAGTCAAGATTGCACAAGGTTTAGGTGGCCGTCATTCCAGAACGGGTTATCaagtttctgtttttggTGGTAGTGGTTTCCTAGGTAAAATTTTAGTCTCCAAGCTTGCAAAACATGGTACTTTAACTATTGCTCCATTTAGAAATGGTAGATCCAAGAGACATTTGAAGGTTAACGGTGACCTTGGTGTTGTAAACTTCCACGAGTTTGATATCagaaacttgaaatcaattgaagaatcgGTTGCACATtctgatgttgttgttaatCTATTAGGATCCCACCTTAATACCAAGAATTTCTCAATGGCCGATGCAAATATCGAAGGTTCCAATAGAATTGCTAAAATCGCAAAAGATTATGGTGTTGATAGATTCGTCCAAGTTTCATCTTATAATGCAGATCCAAATTCTCCATCTGAATTTTTTGCCACCAAGGGTATTGCAGAACAAGTAGTTAGAGAACATTACCCAGATGCAACCATTGTCAGACCAGCTCCAATGTATGGTAGAAATTCGAGATTCTTGAATGAGATGCTCAGTTTGAAGGTTTTCGGTGGTAACATTTTATACAGACAAGAAGTTTATCCAACTCATGTTGAACAAGTTGCACAAGcattggaaaaaattgtGTACGATGATTCTACCAGTGGCAAAACATATGAGCTATATGGTAATGAAAGATATTCAAAGGCAGAGTTGAGAGAAATGATTAAATACATGATCCACCTAAACCAATACGGCTTTTTTCCAGCGGCATCAGGTTATAACATGCCTGCTCCAGAAATTGTTGTTCAAGGCTGGTGTTTGTTAAATGAATATTTGAACCCATCTTTAGAAGCATGGAATTATGACAACTACAGAAGATCAACCCTTCACCAAGTCCATGACCCATCTGCTTTAACTTACAAAGATTTAGGTATTGTTCCTGATGAACTAGCAGATTGGTTATACAAGTATGTCAAGCCACATATCCTTGCCTCCTCCCAAGCTAAGAACAGAACTGTTTACGGTAAGGAAGAAGTTCTCAAGTTGAGAGATTACGTGAACTCTCCAAAGAACCGCCTTGATCTATTTGGTTACGGTTCCAAGAACTAA
- a CDS encoding uncharacterized protein (PKUD0D01810; similar to Saccharomyces cerevisiae YPL065W (VPS28); ancestral locus Anc_8.529) encodes MRDASDAYSVLCMLSAMEIMRAGGKLHHEDLSTYEATRTELINEWMEVTDKMEKDTVRSFLDKVDSREWENLQAGLSCIYNDSHCTAAAATDDATAIAVTNGAAEGTTTNDAVHVPVTGDKKAIAEATSSFITLLDAIKLNYDTKDTLHPLLSNVITRGDKVCSDYEGRPTLVKWLIRLNKMDVLDTLDENQLKELLWDVDAAYSAFFNSL; translated from the coding sequence ATGCGGGACGCCTCAGACGCATATTCGGTACTCTGCATGTTGTCAGCAATGGAAATCATGCGGGCAGGGGGGAAACTCCATCATGAGGATCTCTCCACATACGAGGCCACACGTACAGAGCTCATCAACGAGTGGATGGAAGTCACCGACAAGATGGAGAAGGATACCGTTCGTTCATTCTTGGATAAGGTGGATAGTCGAGAATGGGAAAACCTACAGGCCGGTCTGAGTTGCATCTACAATGACTCTCATTGCACCGCAGCAGCTGCAACGGACGATGCCACAGCCATAGCAGTTACCAATGGCGCAGCAGAGGGAACAACTACCAATGACGCAGTTCATGTACCGGTGACTGGCGACAAGAAGGCTATAGCCGAAGCCACAAGCTCGTTCATCACGTTGCTAGACGCCATCAAGTTGAATTACGATACAAAGGACACGTTGCATCCGCTATTGAGCAATGTGATAACCCGTGGCGACAAGGTCTGCAGTGATTATGAAGGCCGTCCGACGCTTGTGAAGTGGTTGATCCGGTTGAATAAAATGGATGTGTTGGACACCTTGGACGAAAATCAGCTGAAGGAGCTACTCTGGGACGTCGATGCAGCATACAGTGCATTCTTCAATTCGTTATAA
- a CDS encoding uncharacterized protein (PKUD0D01800; similar to Saccharomyces cerevisiae YER052C (HOM3); ancestral locus Anc_7.226), which translates to MSTTSLYNLNSGWIVQKFGGTSVGKFALEIALDIVKKYNETNQIAVVCSARSTQTKSEGTTTRLILASELAIDDKEEEFKKTLKLIKDDHVANAEKLIQNVELRKQLIKDTELEVDMVEKLLDACCVIGEISTKSLDTIMSCGEKLSCLFMSALLNDNNVPSKYIDLSNIVSQLDFINDDRLSNNEQSLDPFFYKALAKTIAREIQKLDNGVVPVITGFFGPVPGGLLNSVGRGYTDLCAAICAVGLSANELQIWKEVDGIFTADPRKVKTARLLKSVTPDEAAELTYYGSEVIHPFTMEQVINARIPIRIKNVMNPNGEGTIIYPDNIGKKGESTPPHPPAALEALPSDFLNKAAKMKIPTAVTAKSDIAVVNIHSNKKTLSHGFLANVFSILDKHRTVVDLISTSEVHVSMAVNYDKEKRKYFLRVIEDLKKFGAVDVTYDLSIVSLVGIHMKQLIGTAGAMFKVLADEQINIEMISQGANEINISCVISKDNVIKALNALHDNLLLHPFKNNKYSLSFENESAISHLKLSSN; encoded by the coding sequence ATGTCTACCACTTCACTATACAACTTGAATTCGGGTTGGATCGTACAAAAATTTGGAGGTACTTCTGTTGGTAAATTTGCACTTGAGATTGCGTTGGATATAGTTAAGAAATACAATGAAACCAACCAAATTGCTGTTGTTTGTAGTGCCAGATCGACGCAGACAAAATCGGAAGGTACCACTACACGTTTGATCTTAGCCTCCGAATTAGctattgatgataaagaGGAGGAGTTTAAGAAGACCTTGAAGTTAATCAAGGACGACCATGTTGCCAATGCGGAAAAGCTAATTCAGAATGTCGAGCTAAGGAAACAGTTGATCAAAGATACAGAGCTTGAGGTCGACATGGTTGAGAAGTTGTTAGATGCTTGTTGTGTTATTGGCGAAATCAGTACCAAGTCTTTGGATACCATTATGTCATGTGGTGAAAAATTGTCTTGTTTATTTATGAGTGCCCTCTTGAATGACAACAACGTCCCTTCTAAATATATCGACCTATCCAACATTGTGAGCCAGCTggattttatcaatgatgACAGgctttcaaataatgaacAATCCTTGGATCCTTTCTTCTATAAGGCATTGGCAAAGACAATTGCCAGGGAGATTCAGAAGTTGGACAATGGTGTTGTCCCTGTTATTACTGGGTTCTTTGGACCTGTACCTGGCGGGTTGCTAAACTCAGTTGGTAGAGGTTACACTGACTTATGTGCGGCTATTTGTGCTGTTGGGTTATCTGCCAATGAATTGCAAATCTGGAAAGAGGTTGATGGTATTTTCACGGCCGATCCTCGGAAAGTCAAGACTGCTCGGTTGCTTAAATCGGTCACACCTGATGAGGCAGCAGAATTAACCTACTACGGTTCCGAAGTCATCCATCCATTCACCATGGAACAAGTCATCAATGCAAGAATTCCAATCagaatcaaaaatgtcATGAATCCAAATGGAGAAGGTACAATCATCTATCCCGACAATATTGGTAAGAAGGGCGAATCAACGCCGCCTCATCCTCCTGCAGCTTTGGAGGCGCTACCATCGGATTTCTTAAATAAGGCGGcgaaaatgaaaattccTACTGCTGTGACGGCAAAATCAGATATTGCGGTTGTCAATATCCATTCCAACAAGAAAACCTTGTCACATGGGTTTTTGGCTAATGTTTTCAGTATATTGGATAAGCATCGGACggttgttgatttgatttccaCAAGTGAAGTTCATGTCTCTATGGCTGTCAATTAtgacaaagaaaagaggaaatATTTCTTAAGAGTCATTGAAGACCTGAAGAAATTTGGTGCTGTAGATGTAACCTATGATTTATCGATTGTCTCGCTAGTTGGAATCCACATGAAGCAATTGATTGGTACTGCAGGTGCAATGTTTAAGGTTCTAGCGGATGAGCAGATCAACATTGAAATGATTTCCCAAGGtgcaaatgaaatcaacattaGTTGTGTTATTAGCAAGGACAATGTCATTAAGGCCTTGAATGCGTTACATGATAACCTACTATTACATCCgttcaaaaacaacaaatataGCCTGTCCTTTGAGAACGAATCTGcaatttctcatttgaAGCTATCCAGCAATTGA
- a CDS encoding uncharacterized protein (PKUD0D01820; similar to Saccharomyces cerevisiae YIL111W (COX5B) and YNL052W (COX5A); ancestral locus Anc_2.258), giving the protein MFRQLARQSASVARQQRHASTTITPAAITNLQGRWEKLPESDKQQLIASLAEKQKLPWNQLSLEEKKAAWYISFGTWGPRKPMETPEETAKIYKGIFIGFAVSSALFMAYYANRNVPKTMNKEWQEKSDEYLASKNANPFSTYSQVQSK; this is encoded by the coding sequence ATGTTCAGACAATTAGCTAGACAATCTGCATCTGTTGCAAGACAACAAAGACACGCTTCCACCACCATCACTCCAGCAGCCATCACCAATTTACAGGGCAGATGGGAGAAGTTGCCAGAATCCGACAAGCAACAATTGATTGCATCACTTGCAGAGAAGCAAAAGTTGCCATGGAACCAGCTCTCTCttgaggagaagaaggCTGCATGGTACATCTCCTTTGGTACCTGGGGTCCAAGAAAGCCAATGGAAACTCCAGAGGAAACCGCAAAGATTTACAAGGGTATATTCATTGGATTTGCCGTTTCTAGTGCTTTGTTCATGGCATACTATGCAAACAGAAACGTTCCAAAGACCATGAACAAGGAATGGCAAGAAAAATCCGATGAGTACCTTGCTTCCAAGAATGCAAACCCATTCTCCACTTATTCCCAAGTTCAATCCAAATAG
- a CDS encoding uncharacterized protein (PKUD0D01780; Pfam Domains: Pkinase(3.9e-37)), protein MSVHNLSSWGHHTDTPHSKRKGSFLARSFKSTSSSTMSPETHLQGAVSTQAVPPATSESHGGSPKGLGKKLLSKFSFAKQSTQHQRAPPSSILSSLLESDNAPHRPSTPATVTPVTSVSPRLPNGSSSKFLDDDNTPRSCNEMSITSGSPHSNSKNELSYTIHPTLQNIIDGGVQEHGRFIESEFQKNTHLDSINNTAIINTTATTNKNENNTNVIDNNNNGNDDDDDADEIKEYSCDCYPVTTANRDGCGEEIVQDADEVLEGRDNAEDVQDEDEDEDEEEDENEVDESKLKTEESIKDYCPGGYHPTFVGETYGRNNEYRIVRKLGWGHFSTVWLAWDSANDRHVAIKIVRSSLNYTEAALDEIKILETIQSGNPNHEGKKHIVQLFDHFIHKGPNGEHVCMIFEVLGENMLNLLVRYKDFQVKRQRQIDESLKCKSNNEDLNLHLSNLSDLHILSESYGGLPLKLVKQISKQILLALDYLHRECGIIHTDIKPENVLVEIHDVEQLVQLLEFERKSKKLKKLIHKRKHDASLSFSLHSKSCETNQPFHHNTRSSSQISSEVNGGISFPSRKKSIPVIPSRPLTSPVETSSSVNNFFRSFSFSQRRTSSFESYMGNSVNTRMTTPLSAQSLRNDRNNSVISSSIIEHDECNSISDLSPKDDCTDNDNSGCHVSSNSRTNDYEEEEEEEEDDVFVDAAPIMSFLPEIENPPNCLSSNRKISIDSSDTLQSSALKSLNTKEANKPTLEPFPIPPSVSEKFTKRPSLTIDTNLNSNSNSNSNPNSNENFIPSKATDDSAINSFVSHSPSMFDDFEELISVKIADLGNACWYNKHYTSDIQTRQYRAPEVILGGDWGCSTDLWSTACLIFELITNDYLFDPKSTSSYSRDDDHLAQMVELLQTWPSKEYLRTCKYARDFFDRKGQNFKKIHKLKIWPLCSVLQEEYGMPENLAKEVSDFLLPMLELNPAKRVDAGSMCAHPWIKDIPIGEGLGREYGLRGDDIKGYREEWD, encoded by the coding sequence ATGTCTGTGCATAATCTGTCATCGTGGGGTCACCACACGGACACACCGCATTCGAAACGCAAGGGCTCATTTCTCGCCAGGtccttcaaatcaacatccTCGTCGACAATGTCACCAGAGACGCACCTGCAGGGGGCAGTATCCACACAAGCCGTACCTCCAGCCACTTCAGAGAGCCATGGCGGGTCGCCAAAGGGATTAGGTAAGAAACTTTTGAGCAAGTTCTCCTTTGCAAAGCAATCAACACAGCATCAAAGGGCACCTCCAAGTAGTATACTCTCTAGTTTACTTGAAAGCGACAATGCACCTCATAGACCGTCTACTCCGGCAACAGTTACCCCAGTCACCTCGGTTTCCCCGAGACTCCCCAATGGTTCCTCCTCAAAGTTTCTGGACGACGATAATACCCCTCGGTCCTGCAATGAGATGTCCATAACGTCCGGTTCTCCGCAttccaattccaaaaacGAGCTTTCTTATACCATACACCCAACTTTACAAAACATCATCGATGGTGGAGTGCAAGAACATGGACGTTTCATTGAAagtgaatttcaaaaaaacaCTCACCTAGACTCTATTAATAATACTGCTATTATTAATACTACAGCTACTACTAATAAAAATGAGAACAATACTAACgttattgataataataacaatggcaatgacgatgacgacGATGCCGATGAGATCAAGGAATACAGTTGTGATTGTTATCCTGTTACCACTGCCAATAGAGATGGATGTGGAGAAGAAATCGTACAAGATGCAGATGAAGTATTAGAAGGAAGAGACAACGCAGAAGACGTccaagatgaagatgaagatgaagatgaagaggaagatgagAATGAAGTAGATGAAAGTAAACTGAAGACGGAAGAATCAATCAAAGATTATTGTCCCGGGGGCTATCATCCAACATTTGTGGGTGAAACATATGGCAGAAACAACGAGTACCGTATTGTACGTAAACTAGGATGGGGCCATTTTTCAACTGTTTGGCTAGCTTGGGACTCCGCTAATGACCGCCATGTAGCTATCAAGATTGTTAGGTCTTCCTTGAATTATACAGAGGCAGCATtagatgaaatcaaaattttggAGACCATCCAATCAGGGAACCCTAACCATGAGGGGAAAAAGCATATTGTTCAACTATTCGACCATTTCATTCATAAAGGTCCTAACGGTGAACATGTCTGTATGATTTTCGAAGTCTTGGGAGAAAATATGCTCAATTTGTTGGTAAGGTATAAAGATTTTCAGGTGAAAAGACAACgacaaattgatgaatccCTCAAATGTAAATCAAATAATGAAGATCTCAATCTACACCTATCAAACTTAAGTGACTTGCATATCCTAAGTGAGAGTTATGGGGGGTTACCTCTTAAATTAGTCAAGCAGATTTCTAAGCAGATCCTCTTGGCTCTAGATTATTTGCATCGTGAATGTGGTATAATCCATACAGATATTAAACCCGAGAATGTTTTAGTTGAAATTCATGATGTCGAGCAACTTGTTCAATTATTAGAATTTGAgagaaaatccaaaaagCTCAAGAAATTAATTCATAAGCGTAAACATGATGCATCATTGTCGTTTTCACTGCATTCAAAATCTTGCGAAACTAACCAACCCTTCCATCACAATACTCGTTCAAGTTCTCAAATTTCATCAGAAGTTAATGGTGGCATTAGCTTCCcttcaaggaaaaaatcaataccCGTCATTCCGTCTCGCCCACTCACTTCCCCCGTGGAGACATCTTCAAGTGTGAACAATTTTTTCAgatctttttcattttctcaaaGGCGCACATCATCTTTTGAATCTTATATGGGTAACAGTGTAAATACACGCATGACAACCCCCCTTTCAGCACAAAGTTTACGAAATGATAGAAACAACAGTGTCATAAGCTCTTCGATTATTGAACACGATGAATGCAACTCCATATCCGATTTGTCTCCAAAAGATGATTGTACAGATAATGACAACAGCGGCTGCCACGTAAGTAGCAACAGCAGGACTAACGACTatgaagaggaggaggaggaggaggaggatgatGTGTTTGTCGATGCAGCACCAATAATGTCTTTTTTGccagaaattgaaaatcctCCAAACTGTTTGAGTTCTAATCGTAAGATATCGATCGATTCATCAGACACATTACAGTCATCAGcattgaaaagtttaaatACAAAGGAAGCAAACAAACCTACTTTGGAACCATTTCCAATCCCACCTTCAGTGTCAGAGAAATTCACCAAACGCCCATCGTTGACCATTGACACAAActtaaattcaaattcaaattcaaattcaaatccaaattcaaatgaaaattttattCCATCAAAAGCAACAGATGACTCTGCAATCAACTCCTTTGTATCACATTCCCCTTCAAtgtttgatgattttgaagaattgattAGTGTGAAGATAGCAGATTTAGGGAATGCATGTTGGTATAATAAACACTATACATCAGATATACAAACTCGTCAATACCGTGCCCCTGAAGTTATTCTAGGAGGAGATTGGGGGTGTTCGACAGATTTATGGTCTACTGCATGTCTAATATTCGAACTCATCACAAATgattatttatttgatccaaaatcaacaagCTCCTATTCAAGAGATGATGATCATTTGGCTCAGATGGTTGAACTGCTTCAGACTTGGCCTTCTAAGGAGTATTTACGTACCTGTAAATATGCACGTGACTTCTTTGATCGTAAGGGTCAGAATTTTAAAAAGATACACAAGCTAAAAATATGGCCACTATGTTCGGTTCTGCAGGAGGAGTATGGCATGCCTGAGAATCTCGCCAAGGAAGTGAGCGATTTTCTCTTACCCATGTTGGAGTTGAACCCTGCTAAAAGAGTCGACGCCGGAAGTATGTGTGCTCATCCCTGGATTAAAGATATACCAATTGGAGAAGGTCTCGGTAGAGAATATGGTTTAAGAGGTGACGATATCAAGGGATATCGGGAAGAATGGGACTAA